TACAAGCCCGTGGTGCTGGGCCGCTTCGAGCCCAAGCCGCGCACCTACTAGGGAGGGGACGATGCGCGTAACACTGAAACTCTTGCGGTACAACCCCGAAGCGGATCAGGCCCCCCACTGGGAGAGCTACCAGCTGGATGCCGAACCTATGGACCGGGTCCTCGACCTGCTGCACAAGGTGAAGTGGGAGACCGACGGAACGCTGGCCTTCCGGCGCAGCTGCGGCCACGCCATCTGCGGCTCCTGCGCCATGATGATCAACGGCGTCAACCGGCTCGCCTGCAAGACGCTGGTGCAGGACCTCAGCGGGGACACGATCACCGTCGAGCCCATCCGCGGCCTTCCGGTGGAGAAGGACCTGGTCGTCGACATGGAGCCCTTCTTCAAGGCCTACAAGGCGGTCAAGCCCTACTTCATCAACAACGACCCCCCGCCCGCCCGCGAACGGCTGCAAAGCCCCGAGGAGCGGGAGATCTTCGACGAGGGCACCAAGTGCATCCTCTGCGCGGCCTGCACCACCTCCTGCCCCGTCTTCTGGATCAACGGCACCTACATCGGTCCCTCGGCCATCGTCAACGCCCACCGTTTCATCTTCGACAGCCGCGACCAGGGCAACGCCGAGCGCTTCCGGGCCCTCTCGGGCGGCGGCGGCGTGTGGCGCTGCCGCACCGCCTACAACTGCACCGAGGCCTGCCCGCGCGAGATTCCCGTCACCCACCTGATCGAAGAGGTGAAGCGCGCGATCATGCTCAACCAGGTCTGAGCATCCGCAGGCGCACCGGCGCGGGGCCCCGGCCCCGCGCCTTTCTTTTGTAGAATGGTGGACGAACGGAAAAGGAGGTTCAAGATGGCGCAGAAGAGGATCCTTATGTTCGTCGGCGACTACATGGAGGACTACGAGGCGATGGTGCCCTTCCAGATGCTGCTGATGGCGGGCCACCAGGTGGACGCGGTCTGCCCCGGCAAGAAGCCGGGCGACAGCGTCAAGACCGCCATTCACGACTTCGAGGGCGACCAGACCTACAGCGAGAAGGTGGGGCACAACTTCGCGGTCAACGCCGACTTCGACCTGGTGAACCCCGACGACTACGACGCCCTGCTCATCCCCGGCGGCCGCGCGCCCGAGTACCTGCGGCTCAACCCGCGCGTGATCAAGCACACCCAGGCCTTCGCGGCCGCGGGCAAGCCCATCGCCGCGATCTGCCACGGGGCCCAGATCCTGGCCGCGGCGCGGGTGATCGAGGGCTACGAGATCAGCGCCTACCCGGCCGTGGGTCCCGAAGTCGAACTGGCGGGCGCGAAGTACATCGGGCCCAACGACACCTTCACCAACGCCCACACCGACCGCAACTTCGTCACCGCGCCGGCGTGGCCGGCGCACCCTGAGTGGATCCGGCAGTTCCTGGAGTTGCTGGGGACCCGCATCGAACCCTAGGCTTCGAGCTCGATCCGCAGCGCGCCGGCCCGCCGGCGCAACTCCTGCAGGCGCTCGCGGAGCGCCTGCAGCTTTTGCCGGCGGTCTTCCAGCTCGGCGCAGCGGTCGCGGTAGAGGGCGCGGAAGCGCTCGGCCGAACGCGCCAGTTCGCCCTCCAGGGTGGCCTCGAGCCCCTCGGTGAGCTCGC
This genomic stretch from Oceanithermus profundus DSM 14977 harbors:
- a CDS encoding succinate dehydrogenase iron-sulfur subunit — encoded protein: MRVTLKLLRYNPEADQAPHWESYQLDAEPMDRVLDLLHKVKWETDGTLAFRRSCGHAICGSCAMMINGVNRLACKTLVQDLSGDTITVEPIRGLPVEKDLVVDMEPFFKAYKAVKPYFINNDPPPARERLQSPEEREIFDEGTKCILCAACTTSCPVFWINGTYIGPSAIVNAHRFIFDSRDQGNAERFRALSGGGGVWRCRTAYNCTEACPREIPVTHLIEEVKRAIMLNQV
- a CDS encoding DJ-1/PfpI family protein, with translation MAQKRILMFVGDYMEDYEAMVPFQMLLMAGHQVDAVCPGKKPGDSVKTAIHDFEGDQTYSEKVGHNFAVNADFDLVNPDDYDALLIPGGRAPEYLRLNPRVIKHTQAFAAAGKPIAAICHGAQILAAARVIEGYEISAYPAVGPEVELAGAKYIGPNDTFTNAHTDRNFVTAPAWPAHPEWIRQFLELLGTRIEP